A window of Desulfuribacillus stibiiarsenatis genomic DNA:
ACTTGGCATTTAGCAGCTAGTTCTATTAATGGTAGTAGCTGATCTTTATTTTTGCGCTGCCAAACTGTTTCCCACCACCAAAGGATTTTCTTAGCTTTCATAGAGTGGCCTAGACTTTCTAATTTATCGTTCACGTAACCCGCAATCTCACCCCGCACAATTCTTTGGGTAACAGCCTCAGCGCCATCAACTGATACTACAATTTTCTTGACACCTAATTCGTATAATCTATCGATGTCTTCAACAGATAAAAGCACTCCATTAGTTGTCAAAGTTATATCTACTTTTGGAACAGTCCGATGGAGCTCTTCTAGCATCGCGTAAAACTCGCTATGACTCATTGCCTCTCCTAATCCACCCAGAACAATCTCTTGCAAATTTACTAGTTTCGGTAATTCTAATATAATCTTATGAAAAGTCTCCGAGCTCATTTCCCCTTCGGATGTATGCCAGCTATGTCGATAACACATAATACACGTCAGGTTACATAAGTTCGTAAGTTCGATATATAATTTGCGAATATACGTGTTAGGTTTAAATACTACTTCCCACTCTTGATTATGAATCGGAGTATACATTCAATACCTCCTTAATGAAAAGAGGACTTCCTAGAAAGCCCTCCCTTAATTTCTAAACTCTTAATATTTAATCTATAAACCAAGACCTTGTTTTTTCTCCTCTGTCGGAACACCATTCTCATCCCAACCACGAGCTTTGTAATATAACGGTAGCATTTCTGCTAATCTACTTACATTACCTTTAGATGGACCGCTAGAAATTTCTTCTTCTAGTAATCTCTTAGGAAGAGTATCGTCCTTTGACGTATATCCTTCTTGCATATTAAATAATCTTTCCACATTCCAAATGCGGTCTCCAGTAGTTAATAAATCATCTACAGTAATGTTCTTGCCACTTACAGCGTTATAAAGATCTACATAATCCTGAGCACTTAATGCAAAAGAAGTAAATAAGCATAGCCCTAAGCTATCAATGACAGCCGTTAGGTCTTGGAATACCTTCGCCCATTCAGCCTTACCTTCTATAGAGAATCTATCTAATTTCTCTGGAATTCCTAAAATTTCAGGAGATACTAAGTATCCACGTACGTGGCAGCCACCACGATTCGATGTTGCATAATTCAATCCAATACCTTGAATACCGCGCGGATCGTACGCTGGTAGCTCTTGCTTTTTCACGGACATAGAAAGCTCAGGACTGCCATACTCTGCACATAAGTTCGCAGAACCCATTGCGAGCTTAGCCCCTAGACCTTCTCCTAGACCCATTTTTCTCGTCCATTCTACAATCGCTTCACTACTACCCCATTCTAGGGCTGGTCCATCAACTTCTTCAGGCTTTATAATTCCACGTTGTACTAACTCCATTGCAGCAGCAATAGTAGCACCCGCTGAGATTGTATCAAGGCCCAATTCATTACACATTTTATTCGCTTTTAAAATAGCTGTTAAATCGGATACTCCACAGTTTGAACCATATGCCCATACGGATTCATATTCTGGTCCTCCGCTTTCGTCGCCATCAAACTTACAATAACGTCCACAAGCAATAGGACAGCGGAAACAAGGGTCTTTACGCTCTAAATACTTTTCAGCGAGTTCTTCACCTGAAATTTGATCAGCTTCATCAAAATAGCTTTCTTGGAAGTTATTCGTCGGCAATGAACCGTTCTCGTTAATGATATTTACTAAAATTGCAGTTCCATACGCAGGTAAGCCTTGCCCTGTAACACCATTTTCACGAATTTTCTTCATGATACCGCTAATAACTTCTTTATATTTATCTGCATCTGCAACTTCTACTTTATTCGTTCCTCGAACTACGATTGCTTTAAGGTTTTTAGAGCCCATTACAGCTCCTACGCCCGTTCTTCCAGCTGCACGATCTTTCTCATTCATAATCGAAGCGATGCGTGAAAGTTTCTCTCCGGCAGGGCCTATTGTTAGAACTCTAGCCTTAGCATCTCCAACTTCCTCAAGTAGCTCATCGGTAGTCTCAGCTACCCATTTACCCCAGTACTTATCTGCTGGCCGAATTTCGATTTGGTCATCGTTTATGTAAATATACACAGGCGCACTTGCTTTACCTTCAATAATCACCATATCGTATCCAGCAAACTTTAATTCAGCGCCCCAGAACCCACCGGAGTTAGAAGATGCAATCGTGTTATTTAAAGGAGATTTCGTTACAACCATATAGCGACCTGCAGTAGGCGCAGTAGTTCCCGTAAGTAAGCCAGTAGCAATAATCAATTTGTTCTGCTCGCTTAGCGCGTCGATTCCCGCTGGAATTTCCTCAGCAATTAATTTCCCTGCTAATCCTCTGCCTCCGATAAATGCAACTGCCTTTTCCAATGATAATGGTTCAACGTTCACTGAATTACTTGATAAATCTACACGTAATAACTTTCCTTGATAACCATTCATCCATTTCATCCCCCCAATAGATTTAAGTACCCTCAGTACAATCTATTCGAGATTAAGACAAGTTATCCTTCATTTTTTTGTGGAATTTTAAGATATTTTTCAAATATTCAAACTATTAAAATGGATATATCATAGGTAAAGTTAAAATCATAACAATACCAATTACAATTTGTAGCGGTAAGCCAACTTTAACGAAATCACTAAACTTATAATTCCCTGCTGTCATAACCAATGCATTCGTAGGTGAAGCTACAGGCGTTGCAAATGCCATACTTGCTGACACCGCCACTGTCATAAGAAAAGGTAAAGGATGTACCCCAAGACTCAAAGCTGTGGTAATAGCAATCGGTGCAAAAATCACTGCAGTTGCCGTGTTACTAATAAATTGACTGAATGCTGTGGTCATAATGTAGAATCCAGCAAGTACAGCTAACGGTCCGTATATGCCTATTTTCTGTATAATAGTCTCTGACAGAAATGCAACTCCACCAGTTTTCTCAAGAGCCGTAGCCATCGGTAACATGGCAGCAATTAAGATAACACTTTCCCAATTAATGGTGCGATACGCGTCATCCATATTACGAACACAACCTGTAATTAACATAAACATGGCTGATATTAATACTGCTATGACAGGTGGCACGATTTCTAAAGTCATTAAACCCAACATAAATAGCATAATCAGTGCTGCCATCGGAGCTTTTCCGCTAGCGGCAGCCATACTCGCATGCTTACTTGTTTGACCGAGGACAACAACATCCTGGTTGTCTTTAGAAAGCAATTCAATGTCTTTCCAATTTCCTTGGACTAATAAAGCATCTCCAAAGAGTAGTTTCTTCTTCGAGACGTCTTTCTGAATATAATGACCTTTACGATTAATGCTAATCACATTCAGGTTGTATTTTTCACGGAAGTGAATCTCTTCTATGGAATGATTGACTAAGTTTGAATTTGGCGTCAATAAAACCTCAGCAATTCCTATATACTTATTGATTAACTGTTTATGTATAGATCCAGTTTCTATAGAGTTTGGAGTAATGGTATCCTCTAACTTTAGTTGGTTCTCTCGACATAATATCTTTATTTGATCTAACGCGCCTTGCACATATAAAATGTCAGATTCTTCAATGACCGTGGCTGGTCCAGGAATAATATTCGAATAACCGTTATAACCATGAATCACTGCTTTACCTGTCGTATGTTTTCTTTCGATTCCTATTACACTAACACGGTACGTGTTCGGTAGTTTTAATTCTGCTAGCGATTTTCGAATCATTTCTGACTCTGGTGAAATCGTTAAGCGATAGATATTACTCTGCAGATGATACGAATCTATTAATTCATCTAACGATAAATCAGCACCACTCGCTGAATTTTGAGGATTTTTATCATTAGGTAGTAAGAAGTTTCTCACTAGAACGATAAATATTATTCCTGTAAAGAGCGCAATCGCACCAATAGGAGTAAAGTCAAAAAAAGACAAGCGTCCATATCCATATTGAACAAGCGTTTGACTAATGACTAAGTTTGGGGCTGTCCCAATTAACGTTAATACTCCACCAAGACTACTTGCATAAGCTAAGGGAATAAGGAACTTAGCTGGGTTAATTTTTAGTTCGAAGGATAGTAACACAACGACTGGCATTAAGACCGCTACAGTTCCTGTATTACTAATGAAAGCACTCAAAAATGCAACAACAAGCATAATCATAATTAATAGTTTGGTCTCATTATTTCCTGCTACCTTTAATAGTTGCTTCCCAACTACGCGGGCTAATCCAGTTTGAAATATGCCTGCACCAACAACAAAAAGTCCCGCAATCATGATAACTATAGGATTGGAGAAGCCGGCTAGTGCTTCCCCAGTCGTCAATATGCCCGTTAAAGTCAATGCTAATAAAGATCCTAAAGCAACGATATCTGTGCGAAACCGTCCAAAAATGAATAATACTGTTGTGATCAATAGGATAGTAAATGTTAATATCATTTGCGGATCCACTATTTATTTCTCCCTGCTACGTAATTTTCTGGTTTTTTTTAACCCTTTAGTCGTTTTTCAAGTTCAGCTTTCCTATCTTCATAACCAGGCTTTCCTAGAAGTGCAAACATATTCTTCTTATATGCTTCTACTCCTGGTTGATCAAACGGATTTACTCCTAATAAATAACCGCTAATCGCACAGGTTTTTTGGTAAAAGTAAAGTAGATAGCCTATATAGTACGGTGACAATTCCGGAATCATAATTGTAAGGTTCGGTACATGCCCGTCAGTATGGGCTAACATAGTGCCTTGCAGTGCTTTGTAATTAATAAAATCTAAAGACTTTCCTGCAAGATAATTGAGTTCATCCGCATCTTGTTCCTTAGCTTCTATGACTATTTCACGATTTGAGGTTTCAACGTATACAACGGTCTCAAATAAATTTCTTAGACCATCTTGCACATATTGGCCCATAGAATGTAAGTCAGTCGTAAAGTTTACTGCGGCTGGAAATATACCTTTTCCATCTTTTCCTTCACTTTCACCAAATAGTTGCTTCCACCATTCGGATATATACGTCAAGGAAGGCTCGTATGACGCAAACACTTCTATTGTTTTCCCTTTATTGTAAAGAGTATTACGAATTGCTGCGTAGAGATATGCGTCATTTTTCATAAGATTAGGTGCAAGTAAATCTGCATAGGCATCCTTTGCTCCCTGCATCAATTCCTCTATATTAATTCCTGAAACCGCAATCGGTAATAATCCTACAGCCGTTAGAACAGAGTATCGCCCACCTACATCATCTGGCACTACAAAAGTTTCATATCCTTCTTCGTTTGCAAGTTGTTTTAATGCTCCTTTTTGTTGATCTGTGGTGGCGTAAATTCGGCTCTTTGCAATTTCTTTTCCATACTTGTTTTCTAACCAATCTTTTATTATTCTAAAAGCAATCGCCGGTTCTGTTGTAGTACCAGATTTAGATATAACATTCACAGATACGTCTCTATCTATTATCACATCAAGCAAATCATTTATATATCGTGAACTAATATTATTTCCTAAATAAAGGATTTGTGGAGCGGTGCGCTTTTCTTTTGGTAACAGAGAATAGAACGTATGCTGTAATGATTCAATGACAGCGCGTGCGCCCAAATATGAACCACCGATACCTACTACAATCAGAATGTCGGAGTTTTCTTGTATTCTTTTGGCTTCTTTTAAAATCCTATTAAATTCTTCTTGATTATATTTCTGTGGCAGCTCTAACCAACCAAGAAAGTCATTCCCCTGTCCTGTTCCTTCATGCAACTCCGCATGGCATTTTTCTACCTTTTCTGAATATGCTTGGATTTCCTGTAAGTTAATATAGTCTTTTGCATTGGACCAATCAAATGTCACTCGTTTCACTAATTCACGTCCTTTTTTCCTTTTCTAACGAAATTCTCGATTTAATTTCTAATTCCTTCTAGTTTTAACATACTTATGAGATTTATTTCTTTTTTTAGTATTTTACGTTACCTTTTTTAGAAATTCCGATTTCGATATTTCCCCTGGAGTCGGAAAACCCTTAACCAAGAATATTCCAGCAGCTTGAAATGCTTCATTAATCAATTCTGCGCAATGAAATCGAGTATTCGAATTTATAATTCGAAAGTCAAAGAGTAGATGTAGCCAATGCGTAAACACTTGAAAATAATCATACTTAGTATTGATATGAGCCATTAAGAATTTTGAAATAATTTGCTTTTCTTCCATAGTGAGTGATTTCGGTCGAAATACATCAAAGCTCTCTTCCTGATATTCTAAATGTCGGATGGAAACCGGGAAATACCAGCTATTTTCCATCAGATGAAGCTGATCAAGTACAATTGTGACATGAGAATACGGGGAATTGGTATGTTTTTGAATTAGTTTAGAGATTGGACTTCCTCCACGGACGAGAATTAAGTCAAATGGTTTTAATTCCATAGGAAACCACCCTTCTTATTGATTGTTACCTATCCATTCAACTTATTCCGTGGGAAATCATATTATTCGACAGGAATACTGCTCTATAGTAGTTTTTTGTCGAATTAACTTTCATCAGTGTTCTATTCGGATAAATTATCACAATAAAGAGATACTGAGAATGATGCCTGTATCTACGAATGAGGTGATAATATGAATTCTGGACAGCCAAGATTAAAGGTTGTAGAGGAAAGTAGTACTGGAGGAAATGAGAAGTTTGAAGATACTGTCACAGGTGAGATTCTTACCCGCGAACAAGTAATCGAGAACATTGATAAGTACTCCGATTATCAAGTATTTACACGTAATGGCAAGCAGTTTATTCGTTCTATGCCAGACTTTAATCCAGACAACAATTTAGAATAAAACCTTGATGCAGGTATCAAGCGAAAAGGACAGCCCTTTACCTGTGGGCTGTCCTGGCTTTTTCTTCAGCAGCGATGTTTTCTGTTAGTCAGCAATCGGGTCGCCTTTCGCTTGAATATGCGCGCCGTCCAAGGATTACCTTGATCCTATGTCGATAAATTACTTTAGTGGGCCACGAACTTTAACTTCTTAAAAATATTCCCTTTAGGAAATTCAATAAAAAATCCGGTATATCTTTTGAGACAATCACTTATCGATTGAAAAGATATCCGGATCTCATTAAATAGTTCTTAACATCACTCTGGGTCAATTTCCCTTGAGAAACGGAAAATCGTTGTACCCTGATATGAATGGTAAGTATAAATAAATCACTTAGAATGCTATTAATTTCTTGAATCTCACTAACCAGAATTCTCACCTACTTAATAATTACTTTCAACGTACTTTATTTTCTATTACTAGAAGAATCACTTATCAATTACCGTAATTTAATTAAAAAATATTTCTTTTTCAATTATAGAATTACAGAGTTATATATTTAGTCCTACCCTATGTTTTCTCTATTATCCAAATCTCGTTTCATCTTGCGAATTTTATACCTTTCTATAAAAGTGTTTGTGTAATAACTAATAAATCCAATAGAAATTAAAATCTGAAAAAAAAGCGGATACAACGATAAGTTTTCCCATCTATCGTGTTTCTCTATTATTAGTTCTTCAGTACTAATTTCAACATAATATGTGCCAGTGAAATGCTTGAGTTGTCTTCTAATCGGTCTATTTACATCAAATAGACTATAGGAATGCAATATACTATTATCATTTAAAGCATAACGATTACTTATTAAACCTTTTGGAAAAAAAATATATCGATACTCCGTGGGTGTTTTAAAAACAAATAATTTATTGCCCTTTAAATCCCATTCATTAACTATTTCTGAAGAAGGCCAAATCTCCTTTATAGCTGACTCTAGATTCGCATACTCAAGTCGATATTCCTTGAAATAAAAAATATTTACATTGAATAGCGTTCCAATGGCTAATAACCAAATAATGAAAGTTAATCCTTCAAAGGCATATGTGCCAATATTCCTCATTTCGAACCCCCGTTGGAATAATTTATGCAAAGCCTCTAATTTGTCTTAAAAACTAGAGGCCTTG
This region includes:
- a CDS encoding radical SAM protein; amino-acid sequence: MYTPIHNQEWEVVFKPNTYIRKLYIELTNLCNLTCIMCYRHSWHTSEGEMSSETFHKIILELPKLVNLQEIVLGGLGEAMSHSEFYAMLEELHRTVPKVDITLTTNGVLLSVEDIDRLYELGVKKIVVSVDGAEAVTQRIVRGEIAGYVNDKLESLGHSMKAKKILWWWETVWQRKNKDQLLPLIELAAKCQVDHVMISHLMPTSETMLHENLCLPEEAEENDKIFAKVRNLALRHRITVDFPKNSLNTERTCNFVEQKSLVISWQGNIASCYRFLHGCTELYMNRKKEVLPFYFGNIRNQSILDIWNKNDYMHFRYRVANNLYPSCPDCILINGCDNVTRADSDCDGGIPSCGDCLWARGFIQCP
- a CDS encoding aldehyde ferredoxin oxidoreductase family protein, encoding MNGYQGKLLRVDLSSNSVNVEPLSLEKAVAFIGGRGLAGKLIAEEIPAGIDALSEQNKLIIATGLLTGTTAPTAGRYMVVTKSPLNNTIASSNSGGFWGAELKFAGYDMVIIEGKASAPVYIYINDDQIEIRPADKYWGKWVAETTDELLEEVGDAKARVLTIGPAGEKLSRIASIMNEKDRAAGRTGVGAVMGSKNLKAIVVRGTNKVEVADADKYKEVISGIMKKIRENGVTGQGLPAYGTAILVNIINENGSLPTNNFQESYFDEADQISGEELAEKYLERKDPCFRCPIACGRYCKFDGDESGGPEYESVWAYGSNCGVSDLTAILKANKMCNELGLDTISAGATIAAAMELVQRGIIKPEEVDGPALEWGSSEAIVEWTRKMGLGEGLGAKLAMGSANLCAEYGSPELSMSVKKQELPAYDPRGIQGIGLNYATSNRGGCHVRGYLVSPEILGIPEKLDRFSIEGKAEWAKVFQDLTAVIDSLGLCLFTSFALSAQDYVDLYNAVSGKNITVDDLLTTGDRIWNVERLFNMQEGYTSKDDTLPKRLLEEEISSGPSKGNVSRLAEMLPLYYKARGWDENGVPTEEKKQGLGL
- a CDS encoding SLC13 family permease — encoded protein: MDPQMILTFTILLITTVLFIFGRFRTDIVALGSLLALTLTGILTTGEALAGFSNPIVIMIAGLFVVGAGIFQTGLARVVGKQLLKVAGNNETKLLIMIMLVVAFLSAFISNTGTVAVLMPVVVLLSFELKINPAKFLIPLAYASSLGGVLTLIGTAPNLVISQTLVQYGYGRLSFFDFTPIGAIALFTGIIFIVLVRNFLLPNDKNPQNSASGADLSLDELIDSYHLQSNIYRLTISPESEMIRKSLAELKLPNTYRVSVIGIERKHTTGKAVIHGYNGYSNIIPGPATVIEESDILYVQGALDQIKILCRENQLKLEDTITPNSIETGSIHKQLINKYIGIAEVLLTPNSNLVNHSIEEIHFREKYNLNVISINRKGHYIQKDVSKKKLLFGDALLVQGNWKDIELLSKDNQDVVVLGQTSKHASMAAASGKAPMAALIMLFMLGLMTLEIVPPVIAVLISAMFMLITGCVRNMDDAYRTINWESVILIAAMLPMATALEKTGGVAFLSETIIQKIGIYGPLAVLAGFYIMTTAFSQFISNTATAVIFAPIAITTALSLGVHPLPFLMTVAVSASMAFATPVASPTNALVMTAGNYKFSDFVKVGLPLQIVIGIVMILTLPMIYPF
- a CDS encoding glucose-6-phosphate isomerase, producing MKRVTFDWSNAKDYINLQEIQAYSEKVEKCHAELHEGTGQGNDFLGWLELPQKYNQEEFNRILKEAKRIQENSDILIVVGIGGSYLGARAVIESLQHTFYSLLPKEKRTAPQILYLGNNISSRYINDLLDVIIDRDVSVNVISKSGTTTEPAIAFRIIKDWLENKYGKEIAKSRIYATTDQQKGALKQLANEEGYETFVVPDDVGGRYSVLTAVGLLPIAVSGINIEELMQGAKDAYADLLAPNLMKNDAYLYAAIRNTLYNKGKTIEVFASYEPSLTYISEWWKQLFGESEGKDGKGIFPAAVNFTTDLHSMGQYVQDGLRNLFETVVYVETSNREIVIEAKEQDADELNYLAGKSLDFINYKALQGTMLAHTDGHVPNLTIMIPELSPYYIGYLLYFYQKTCAISGYLLGVNPFDQPGVEAYKKNMFALLGKPGYEDRKAELEKRLKG
- a CDS encoding DUF3892 domain-containing protein — its product is MNSGQPRLKVVEESSTGGNEKFEDTVTGEILTREQVIENIDKYSDYQVFTRNGKQFIRSMPDFNPDNNLE